Proteins encoded together in one Hymenobacter monticola window:
- a CDS encoding porin family protein, translating into MKKIFLFLLLAVASGPAAFAQAAPGGSQSSKDYTGGAVTESGNTGFGIKGGYNLNGLRGDGVKGIDRQARSDFHAGVYGQFGFDDFSSIQAELLYSRQGFEANTGPNGGSQRFRMDYLMLPVMYVGNFTDNLSFHVGPQVSLLNNIRKDEQSLDAKDNGFNSFDFGGVAGLEARIGPARVGARYNLFLGKVFEDGPSKVTTVASQFANSKLYNNMLQVYVGIGFTQ; encoded by the coding sequence ATGAAAAAGATTTTTCTATTTCTGCTGCTTGCCGTGGCCTCCGGGCCGGCTGCTTTTGCCCAAGCTGCCCCCGGCGGCTCTCAATCATCGAAGGACTACACCGGTGGCGCCGTCACGGAATCCGGCAACACCGGCTTCGGCATCAAGGGCGGCTACAACCTCAACGGCCTGCGCGGCGACGGCGTGAAGGGCATCGACCGCCAAGCCCGTAGCGACTTCCATGCCGGTGTTTACGGCCAGTTTGGCTTTGATGACTTCTCGTCCATCCAGGCTGAGCTGCTGTATTCGCGCCAGGGTTTTGAGGCCAACACCGGCCCCAATGGCGGGAGCCAGCGCTTCCGCATGGACTATCTGATGCTGCCCGTGATGTACGTGGGCAACTTTACCGACAACCTGAGCTTCCACGTGGGGCCGCAGGTGTCGCTGCTCAACAACATCCGCAAGGACGAGCAGTCGCTCGACGCGAAAGACAACGGGTTTAACTCGTTTGACTTTGGCGGCGTGGCCGGCCTGGAGGCCCGCATCGGTCCGGCCCGCGTTGGCGCCCGCTACAACCTGTTCCTAGGCAAAGTTTTTGAGGACGGCCCCAGCAAGGTGACGACGGTGGCCAGCCAATTCGCCAACAGCAAGCTCTACAACAACATGCTGCAAGTGTACGTGGGCATCGGCTTCACGCAATAA
- a CDS encoding porin family protein, with protein sequence MKTALFTLALGLALAPAVHAQQGPGVGSSTDYVATDGTESRNTGFGIKGGYNLASIQGTGASLFTNRDNLKDFHAGVYGQFGFNNFASLMVELLYSRKGYRTDYLGTATRDTRLDYLELPILFVGNLTETLSIHVGPQVSLLTNVRNGDATVDIGDNGYNSLDYGAIAGAEARLGFAKLGARFDWSLGKVYKDGTVLRYNTSTGAAIGDNNIRNQVFQVYLGLGFKH encoded by the coding sequence ATGAAAACAGCCTTATTCACCCTGGCACTGGGCTTGGCGCTGGCCCCGGCCGTGCACGCCCAGCAGGGGCCCGGCGTGGGCTCCTCCACCGACTACGTGGCCACCGACGGCACCGAGTCGCGCAATACCGGCTTCGGCATCAAGGGCGGTTACAACCTGGCCAGCATTCAGGGCACGGGCGCCAGCCTGTTCACCAACCGCGACAACCTGAAAGATTTTCACGCGGGCGTGTATGGCCAATTCGGGTTCAACAACTTCGCCTCGCTGATGGTGGAGCTGCTGTACTCGCGCAAGGGCTACCGCACCGACTACCTCGGCACCGCCACCCGCGACACCCGCCTCGACTACCTGGAGCTGCCCATCCTCTTCGTGGGCAACCTCACCGAAACGCTCAGCATCCACGTGGGGCCGCAGGTGTCGCTGCTCACCAACGTGCGCAACGGCGATGCCACCGTGGACATCGGCGACAACGGCTACAACAGCCTCGACTACGGCGCCATTGCCGGCGCCGAGGCCCGCCTGGGCTTCGCCAAATTGGGCGCCCGCTTCGATTGGAGCCTGGGCAAGGTGTACAAGGACGGCACCGTGCTGCGCTACAACACGAGCACGGGCGCGGCCATCGGCGACAACAACATCCGCAACCAGGTATTCCAAGTGTACCTGGGGCTGGGCTTCAAGCATTAG
- a CDS encoding DUF6992 family protein, with protein sequence MPALDLAALDHAREMLLGRALAVLAAWALLNLLVSGTFVKQADRRFAPYYFHGMNVGWGLVNTVLACWGILHLRFTSPPSLRLAELVAAQLHNENLFMLNTGLDVAYVMTGFYLRALAATPGRADASRLDGFGRSLWVQGGFLLVFDAAVWGLLHGQGRAWIPLL encoded by the coding sequence ATGCCCGCGCTCGACCTAGCGGCGCTGGACCACGCCCGCGAAATGCTGCTGGGCCGGGCGCTGGCCGTGCTGGCCGCCTGGGCCCTGCTCAATCTGCTGGTGAGCGGCACCTTTGTGAAGCAAGCCGACCGCCGCTTTGCGCCCTACTATTTCCACGGCATGAATGTGGGCTGGGGCCTGGTAAACACCGTGCTGGCCTGCTGGGGCATCCTGCACCTGCGGTTTACCTCCCCGCCGAGCCTGCGACTGGCCGAGCTGGTGGCCGCACAGCTCCACAACGAAAACTTGTTCATGCTAAACACCGGCCTCGACGTGGCTTACGTGATGACGGGGTTTTACCTGCGCGCGCTGGCGGCAACGCCGGGCCGGGCCGATGCCTCGCGCCTGGATGGCTTCGGCCGGTCGTTGTGGGTGCAGGGTGGTTTCCTGCTGGTGTTTGATGCGGCGGTGTGGGGCCTGTTGCACGGGCAAGGCCGGGCGTGGATTCCATTACTTTAA